The sequence ACGACCTTGGCGTTGACGATGTCGATCTTGCGTTCCAGCGCGGCGATGCGTCCGAGCACAAATTCGGGCGGCTCGGGCAGGCGAAGCCCGCCGATCATCTCGCGCAGCGACGCCAGCGTGGCGCGCAGATGTTCGTCGCGGGTCTCGGAATGCTCCACTCGCGTGACCAGTTGCTGCACCACGCGCTGCAATTCGTCCACCGATTGGCGCGGGGCGAGCGTGGCGACGGCGCGGCGCAGGCCGGCAAGCTCGTCCTGCAGCGGAAGGAGCGCCTCGGCCGGCAGCGGCGCGGGACGTGCGGCCCCGGTTGAGGGGGGCGGGGGCGTGAAGACATTGGCCCCGAGGCGCCCGGGCGCCAGCGGCGCCAGCGCGTCCGCCTCCGGCAGGCGGCGTGGCGCCATCTCGTAATCAAGCTCGCTCTGGCGCGCGGCGATCTCGGCCACGGCGGCCTCGATCGCGGCCGGGCTCGGCGCGTCTTCCGGCGTCGCGGCACGGCGTCGCGACAGTTGAAGCGCTGCCAGTCGCTGGTCGATCTCGCGCATGGCGGCGGCAAGGCGGTCATCCGACGATCCGCGCTCGTCCGGGGCCTGCGGCGGCGTCAGCGGGCGGGCTGCCCGCGGCTCGGATGTGCGGGTCGCCTGCGGCTCAGCTACGCGGTTCGCCTCCGGCTCGGATGCGCGGTTCGCCTCCGGCTCCGGCGGCGCAGGGGCGTCGATGCGGCCGATCTGGCCGGCGAGTTCCTCGATGCGCCGGCGCAGCTCGGCGAGATTGTTCAGCCCGTCGAGTTCGGCGGGCGGCGTGCCGGCGGCGGTGGTGCCCATGAGCCGGGCGCGCAGCCACTGGTCGAGCGGCAGCCCGTCGCGGCGGGCGGCGTCGTCCAGCGCGCGCCAGGCCTCGGGAGCGATCTTTCCGGTCGTCGAAGGGGCCTCTTGCCTCACCTTGGGGTCTCCGTCGTCCGGCACGAATGCAGCAGGAATCAGCGCGGCGACCGCGGGAGGCTGCCTGCCGCAACTGTTACGAATCTTGGTAAAGGGCAGGTTAATGCGCCGCGCGTCGCTCGCCGCGGCGCCAGCGCCTCCGATCCCGTCGCCGCGTCCGCCGGCGCTGGGGAAAAGCGTCCGCCGGAGGTGTTTTGGTGGGTTCGGTCTGCCTGTATCAGGCGCCGCGCGGCGCGCCGTGCCGTTTAACCCGTCTGCCGCGACATTTAAAAAATGAGATTTTTATCAATCAGTTAGGAATCCATTTAACAGTAAGTTTCCCTAACGTCGGGTGTGACTTTCTCCCCTTGCGGCAACCGGTCTGCGATGTTGCGTCAACAGTACTGCCGCGTGACCCCCGCTTTCCCCCGGAGCTGCCCAGATGGATTTCTCTTCCTACGAGGCCGAACGCACCCTCGATACCGCTCATGCCGCTTCCGGCGAGGCGGGCTTTTTCACCATTGGCGATCTCGCCCGCGAATTCGGCGTGACCCTGCGCGCCCTGCGCTTCTATGAGGACAAGGGCCTGCTCGCCCCGCGCCGCGAGGGGCTGACCCGGCTCTACAGCCCGGCCGAGCGCTCGCGCCTCGCCATCATCCTGAAGGGCAAGAAGCTCGGCTTCACCTTGGCCGAGATCAAGGCGATGGTCGCGCTGCGCGAAGGCGCCGCCATGCCGGCCGGGGGGCTCGCCCTCACCGCCGAGAAGTGCAGCGAACAGCTCGCCCTGCTGGAACAGCAGAAGGTCGAAATCGAGGAAGCCATTGGCGAGCTGCGCCAGATGGTCGCCGCTTTCTCTGCCCGCGCGGCCTGATCGGGCTCTCTCGTCCCGCGACATCTCAAGCGGCGCCCCGGGCGGGCGCCGTCTGCTTTTGCGGCGGGCGCCGCGAGGGCTGCACATGAGCGGCCGAAATAGGCTAGCGTGGCCGGCAAGGTCCGGATCAACCCGTTCAGCCGAGTGCGCCCATGTCCCGTTCGATCGACTATTTCTTCTCCGTCATCAGCCCTTGGGCGTTTCTCGGCCACGCGCCGTTTCTCGCTTTGGCGGCGCGCCATGAGGCGCGGGTGAACATGCGCCCCGTGCTGCTGGGCGAACTGTTCGCCGAGACCGGCGGCCTGCCGCTCGCCAAGCGCCATCCCGCCCGGCAGCGCTACCGGCTGGTGGAACTGAAGCGCTGGCGCGAGGCGCGGGGCATCGAGCTCAATGTGAAGCCGAGCCACTGGCCGTTTGACCCCAAGCTGGCGGACCGGCTCATCATCGCCGCGCAGATCGCCGGCCAGGAGGTCGGGCCGCTGGCGCAGCGCCTGATGTCGGGGGTCTGGCAGCGCGAGGAAAACCTCGCCGATCCCGCGACACTCGCCGCTGTGCTGGAGGAACTCGCCCTGCCGGCCGATTTGCTGGACGCCGCCGGGCAGGACCGCACCGCCATCATCTATCAGGCCAATCACGATGCCGCCATCGAGGCGGATGTGTTCGGCTCGCCCGCCTATGTGCTCGATGGCGAGGTGTTCTGGGGTCAGGATCGGATCGAACTGCTGGACGCGGCGTTGTCGAGCGGACGGGCGCCGTTCACTCCCTGATGCCAAGCGTGCCCGCCGGAGCGCAAGGAGCCTTGACCATGCGGCCGACCACACCACGAATCACCCATATCGCCTGCGCGGGCGCCTTCGCCGGAGCGCTGATGCTGAGCGGGGGAGTGCAGGCGCAGACCACGCCCGGGGCGGGCGCGCCCGCCGCCGATCCGGCGCGCTTTTCCATGCAGCCGGTGGAAGGCGGGCTGATGCGGCTCGACACCCGCACCGGCGCCATGTCGTTCTGCTCGCAGCGGGCGCAGGCCTGGGTATGCGAGGCCGTGCCGGATGATCGTGCCGCGCTGGAGGCGGAGATCGGCCGGCTGCAGGCGCGCATCGCCGCGTTGGAAAAGGGCGGCGCGGGCGTGCCCGACATCATGGCGCCGCCGCAGGCCGGGCCGGAGGCCAAGGCGCCGGACGCCAACGCGCCGGACGCCAAAGGGCTGAATGCCCTGCCGCCATCGGCTGCTATGCCCGGCGGGGAGGAGGAATTGCCGGCGCAGGCCCGCCAGCGGCTCGACCAGGCGGTCGACCTCGCCGAACATGCCTTTCGCCGCTTCGTCGAGATGATCGAGCGGCTGCGCAAGGACCTGCCTCAGGAGGGAGCGCCGTTGCCGCCGCCGCCCAAGGGCGAGGGGCTGTAGCGCGGGCGCCCCCGGGCGCGGTTCAGCAGGTGCCGATGAAGGCGTGGATGCGCGCCATGGCCTGGTCGGCCAGCGAGCCGGGAAAGCCGACAAAGACATGGCAGCCGCCGGGATAGACGGCCAGTTCCGCTCCATTGCCGGCAGCCAGCCAGCGCGGCGCCATGAACAGCGTGTCGTCGAGCAGCGCGTCGCGGGTGCCGATGGTGAACAGCGCCGGCGGCAGACCGGTGAGGTCGGAATGAAGCGGCGAGACATCCGAGGCGGCAACGTCGCCGCCCTCCCGCAGATAATGGCCGACAAAGACATTGATGTCGCGCGTGTTCAGCACCAGCGGTTCGTCGCCCCAGCGGCGGGCGCTGGGGGTCAGGCCGAGATCATAGGCGCCGGCATTGAGGTTGGCGGCGCGGAACGGGGTGAGGCCGTGCCGGTCGCGCAGGCGCAGCAGCGTCGCCACCGTGAGATTGGCGCCGGCGGATTCGCCGCCAATGGCGAAGCGGTCGGTGCCGAAGCGGGCCGGCCCCTCGCGCAGCAGCCACAGCGCGGCGGCCTCGCAATCGTCAGGGCCGGCGGGATAGGGCAGTTCCGGGGCCAGCCGGTAATCGACCGACACCACGGCGAAGCCGGTGCGCTCGACGAAGCGGTGGTTGAGCCCGTCATTCTCCCGCGCCGAGCCGAGGCACCAGCCCCCGCCATGCAGGTGCAGATACACGCCCTTGGGCGGCGCCGGCGGGGTGAGGATGCGCAGCGGGATCGGCCCGCGCGGGCCCTCGATCTCGATCGCCTGGGCGTAGGGGCTTTCAGGCGAGAGCGGGAACGGGCCTTTGCCCTCCAGCCGCAGCTTGCGCAGCATCGCCATCGGAAAAACCCAGCGGTCCGGCACGGCGCCGAGCGCCTTGACGATGCTCGCATTCACCGCCCGCGTATCGGGGGCGATGGCGGCGGGGTCGAACAAGCCGGGGTCGATCACCAGCGGGGAGGCGGCGCGCAGCGGCGCCGGAGAAGGCATTGAGGTCATAGGCAGGCGACACTCCGGAACGGGGGTGGCGGTGGACCTGTCATCAGGGGCTGATCGGGTCTATCCAAGCCTAGCTGGCGCGCTACGTCCAGCGCGCAAGGGTGACAGGAGGCATGCCGATGGCGCGGATCCGGCAGGGTGAGGTGCGCGAAAGCGCGGTGACACGGCGGTTCACCTCGCTTCTCACCATCGACACGCAGGGGCGCGGCTTCACCGAGATTACCCAGGCGGTGGCGACTTTCCTGGACGGCATCGGCGCCGGCGAGGGCGAGGTGTCGGTATTTTGCCGCCACACCTCCGCCTCGCTGACCCTGCAGGAGAACGCCGATCCGGATGTGCGAACCGACCTGCTCACCGCGCTGGAGCGGCTGGCGCCGGAGCAGGCGGGATGGGTGCACGACCTCGAAGGGCCGGACGACATGCCCGCCCATATCAAGGCGGTGCTCACCGGGGTTCACCTCGCCGTGCCGGTCCTTGGCGGGCGCATGGCGCTCGGCACCTGGCAGGGGCTTTACCTCGTCGAGCACCGTGTGCGTCCGCACCGGCGCGAATTGGTTGTGGCGTTTGTCGGCGAGGCCCACTAAAGGTCGAGAAACGACCTGCGATCCCGGCCGTGCGGGCGCTTCTGGCCTGCCGGCTTGCGGCGCCGGTCCGTCCGCACCATGATCGCGGCGCGGACCCGCGGCGAGAACGGGTCGGGTGCAGGTGGAGGGGGCCGCTGCGCGTGGACAGGACGACGAGTTTCCGGCTGGTGATCGCCGATGATCACCCGCTGTTCCGGGGCGCGCTGCGCGAGGCGGTGTCGCGCCAGTTTCCTGCGGCGGAACTGTTCGAGGCTGGCGGCTTCGAGGACCTTCAGGCGCTTCTGGAGCGCGAGAGCGACCTCGACCTCATCCTGCTCGATCTCACCATGCCCGGGGTGCGCGGCTTTTCCGGGCTGATGTATTTGCGCGCGCAATATCCCGGCATTCCGGTCGTGGTGGTGTCGGCCAATGAGGAGGCCGGCGTCATCCGCAACTGCATGGAATTCGGCGCCTCCGGCTTCATCCCCAAGACCAGCGCGGTCGAGACCATGCGCGAGGCCATCGCCGCCGTGCTGGAAGGCCACACCTGGACGCCGCGCGATGTCGATCTCTCCGGCGGTTCCGACCGGGAGACGCAGGCCCTCGTCTCCCGCCTCGCCACGCTGACCCCGCAGCAGGTGCGGGTGCTGATGATGCTGTCCGAGGGGCTGCTCAACAAGCAGATCGCCTATGAGCTCGGCGTCTCCGAGGCGACGGTGAAGGCGCATGTCTCCGCCATCCTGCAGAAGCTCGGGGTGGAAAGCCGCACCCAGGCAGTGATCGCGGCCTCGAAGATCGAGGGCGGCACCTGGGCGCAGGGATCGCAGCCGGCGGGGTGAGCGGATGGCGGGGCGGGATACGCTTTTTCTGCTGCGACCCGGCTTCGCCGATCCGGCCTGTCCCGGGCAGATATTCTATTGCTGGCACTGTGCCCTGATCGAAGGCGTGCTTGCTTCTTTCCCCGATCTGGCCACGCGCCTCGATGTCGAACGGATCGACTGGGCGAGACCGCGGCAGGCGCTCATTCGCGTGGTCGGTGAGGCGAACCAGTCCCTGCCGCTGCTCCTGCTGGCTCCTGGCGAGACCTCGGCCCATGAGACGGGCCGTCATGACGGGCGGGGCTTCATCGCCGACAAGGACGGTATTCTCGCCGCCCTGAGCGAAAGGCACGGCTTTCCCGTCCCGCACCCCTGATGCGGCTGGCTTCACTCCGCCGCCGCCCGCGCGGCGCGGCACTGGGCGAGCAGGGCGCGTAGCGCGGCCGGGCGCACCGGCTTGTTCAGCACTTCCATCTCCGTCGCCTTGGCCCCATCGCGCACACGCTTGGAGCGGTCGGCGGTGATCAGCACCGCCGGCAGGCTCTGGCCGAGTTTCCAGCGCAATTGCTTGGTGGCCTCGATGCCGTCGCCGCTGTCGAGATGGTAGTCGATCAGCAGCACGTCGGGCTGGCTGCGCCGCTCGCGCAGCATGGCGAGAGCTTCTTCAACCCCCGGGGCCTTCAGCACCTCGCAGCCCCAGCCGCTGAGCAGCGTCTCCATGCCGTCGAGGATGGCGGGGTCGTTGTCGATGCATAGAACGCTGAGGCCCTGAAGCGTCGCCAGCGGCGCCGCCGCGCGTGGCGAAGGCGTCTCGCGGGCGGGCAGGGCCGGGGCGGCGGGCAGTTCCACGATGAACGCCGAGCCTTTGCCGGGAGTCGAGGCCAGGGTGATGCTGTGGCCGAGCACGCGGGCGATGCGCTCGACGATGGAGAGGCCGAGACCCAGCCCGCGCGCCACCCGCGCGCCTTCGTCGAGGCGCTGGAACTCCTTGAAGATGATCTTCTGCTTGGCCGGCGGCACGCCGACGCCGGTGTCCAGCACCTCGATGCGCAGCTTTCCGCGCCGCCGCCGCACCCCCACCAGCACCCGGCCGCGCGGCGTGTATTTGATGGCGTTGGAGACG is a genomic window of Ancylobacter sp. IITR112 containing:
- a CDS encoding 2-hydroxychromene-2-carboxylate isomerase → MSRSIDYFFSVISPWAFLGHAPFLALAARHEARVNMRPVLLGELFAETGGLPLAKRHPARQRYRLVELKRWREARGIELNVKPSHWPFDPKLADRLIIAAQIAGQEVGPLAQRLMSGVWQREENLADPATLAAVLEELALPADLLDAAGQDRTAIIYQANHDAAIEADVFGSPAYVLDGEVFWGQDRIELLDAALSSGRAPFTP
- a CDS encoding MerR family DNA-binding transcriptional regulator, translated to MDFSSYEAERTLDTAHAASGEAGFFTIGDLAREFGVTLRALRFYEDKGLLAPRREGLTRLYSPAERSRLAIILKGKKLGFTLAEIKAMVALREGAAMPAGGLALTAEKCSEQLALLEQQKVEIEEAIGELRQMVAAFSARAA
- a CDS encoding response regulator transcription factor encodes the protein MDRTTSFRLVIADDHPLFRGALREAVSRQFPAAELFEAGGFEDLQALLERESDLDLILLDLTMPGVRGFSGLMYLRAQYPGIPVVVVSANEEAGVIRNCMEFGASGFIPKTSAVETMREAIAAVLEGHTWTPRDVDLSGGSDRETQALVSRLATLTPQQVRVLMMLSEGLLNKQIAYELGVSEATVKAHVSAILQKLGVESRTQAVIAASKIEGGTWAQGSQPAG
- a CDS encoding secondary thiamine-phosphate synthase enzyme YjbQ — its product is MARIRQGEVRESAVTRRFTSLLTIDTQGRGFTEITQAVATFLDGIGAGEGEVSVFCRHTSASLTLQENADPDVRTDLLTALERLAPEQAGWVHDLEGPDDMPAHIKAVLTGVHLAVPVLGGRMALGTWQGLYLVEHRVRPHRRELVVAFVGEAH
- a CDS encoding alpha/beta hydrolase; its protein translation is MTSMPSPAPLRAASPLVIDPGLFDPAAIAPDTRAVNASIVKALGAVPDRWVFPMAMLRKLRLEGKGPFPLSPESPYAQAIEIEGPRGPIPLRILTPPAPPKGVYLHLHGGGWCLGSARENDGLNHRFVERTGFAVVSVDYRLAPELPYPAGPDDCEAAALWLLREGPARFGTDRFAIGGESAGANLTVATLLRLRDRHGLTPFRAANLNAGAYDLGLTPSARRWGDEPLVLNTRDINVFVGHYLREGGDVAASDVSPLHSDLTGLPPALFTIGTRDALLDDTLFMAPRWLAAGNGAELAVYPGGCHVFVGFPGSLADQAMARIHAFIGTC
- a CDS encoding DUF3088 domain-containing protein, translating into MAGRDTLFLLRPGFADPACPGQIFYCWHCALIEGVLASFPDLATRLDVERIDWARPRQALIRVVGEANQSLPLLLLAPGETSAHETGRHDGRGFIADKDGILAALSERHGFPVPHP